A section of the Bacteroidota bacterium genome encodes:
- a CDS encoding helix-turn-helix domain-containing protein: protein MDVVVITKEAYDDLIRRLDAIQTTLHKPNKGSSDEIIDNVDFLKLMKISKRTAQAWRDEGKISFSQVGNKIYYSLADVEEMLKKYYNKSFKTK from the coding sequence ATGGATGTAGTAGTAATTACCAAGGAAGCATACGACGATTTAATAAGGCGTCTGGATGCAATTCAAACTACCCTGCATAAACCAAACAAGGGTTCGTCAGATGAGATCATTGATAACGTTGACTTTCTGAAACTCATGAAAATCTCTAAACGAACAGCACAAGCATGGCGTGACGAGGGCAAAATTTCATTCTCTCAAGTCGGTAACAAAATTTATTACTCTCTTGCTGACGTTGAGGAAATGCTCAAAAAATATTATAACAAATCTTTTAAAACGAAATGA
- a CDS encoding DUF3874 domain-containing protein, which translates to MMETVIPISYFENIRKASVTSDLLTVLNEIKTGKYKEDILQLRALILKNNEALTSVFKKNLPAFTPCGLFANGRKKDKLSSYNRLLILDIDKVKGITIEELKAKVTANEYVFACFISPSGNGLKILVRSNNTIEDHETAFTQCADYFEKLIDHPVDRSGKDVSRLCFVSFDENTFINMYAKLFAPEVDVKTEVIAQIQEFENQYFQCKRYTNNKVIFEKGSRNNFIFLLACNCNRAGIPFELCKQFIVNDYNYDKNEVESTLRSAYKNIDQYSVNTKLKGTAKRINAIKEFLAQNYNFRNNAVTNTIEFKEISNSSFKEISDTDENNLFLELNSAGINCNLLLLRSILNSKFSEYHNPFEEYFFNLPEWDGETDYIKQLADTVITSNQEFWHLAFKKWLVAMVKCLLEEKEINHTVIIFTGEQGLGKTTWLLNLVPEPLRKFRFSGTISVSNKDTLVHMSECMVINLDELETLNKSEIGEIKELITKGTIRQRLPYARNNSSLVRRSSFVGSVNNGQFLTDITGNRRFLCFEALSINYLHKIDLQKVFAQCLDLIDNNYKHWFDLEEIHKLDEHNQQFTVTQFEEELLLKYFKIPEEGDEILYKNATDILLYISETTKISITNASKLHIGKLLHKYRFKKGTKNNRKIYEVALNEV; encoded by the coding sequence ATGATGGAAACAGTAATCCCAATTTCTTACTTTGAGAACATAAGAAAAGCCTCTGTTACATCAGATTTGTTAACCGTCTTGAATGAGATTAAGACAGGAAAATACAAGGAGGATATCTTACAGTTAAGAGCCTTAATACTTAAAAACAATGAAGCATTAACAAGTGTTTTCAAAAAAAATCTTCCGGCCTTTACACCTTGCGGACTATTTGCAAATGGCAGAAAAAAAGACAAGTTATCTTCATATAATAGATTGCTAATTCTCGATATCGACAAGGTTAAAGGTATAACAATTGAAGAATTAAAAGCAAAGGTAACAGCAAACGAATACGTATTTGCTTGTTTTATAAGTCCCAGCGGGAATGGACTGAAAATACTAGTTCGCTCAAACAATACTATTGAAGACCACGAAACCGCTTTTACTCAGTGTGCTGATTATTTTGAAAAGCTTATAGATCATCCTGTGGACAGATCCGGAAAAGATGTCTCCCGACTTTGTTTTGTATCATTTGATGAAAACACGTTTATAAACATGTATGCGAAATTGTTTGCACCGGAAGTTGATGTAAAAACGGAAGTAATAGCACAAATTCAGGAATTTGAAAATCAATATTTTCAGTGTAAACGTTATACAAATAACAAGGTCATATTTGAAAAAGGCAGTCGAAATAATTTCATTTTCCTCTTGGCTTGCAATTGTAATCGTGCAGGGATTCCTTTTGAATTATGCAAACAATTTATTGTAAATGACTATAATTATGATAAAAACGAAGTTGAAAGTACCCTCAGAAGTGCTTACAAAAATATTGATCAATACTCTGTCAACACAAAACTTAAAGGAACAGCCAAAAGAATAAATGCTATAAAGGAATTTTTAGCCCAAAACTATAATTTTAGAAATAATGCAGTAACGAATACAATTGAGTTTAAAGAAATTAGTAACTCTTCCTTTAAGGAAATCTCAGATACGGACGAGAATAATCTCTTTCTGGAATTAAACTCTGCCGGAATAAATTGCAATCTTTTATTGTTGCGGTCAATTTTAAATAGCAAATTCAGTGAATATCATAACCCATTTGAAGAATATTTTTTTAATCTTCCGGAATGGGATGGTGAAACAGATTATATAAAACAACTTGCTGATACTGTAATAACATCAAATCAGGAGTTTTGGCATTTAGCTTTTAAGAAATGGCTTGTAGCAATGGTAAAATGCCTACTTGAAGAAAAAGAGATAAATCATACTGTAATCATCTTTACAGGAGAGCAGGGTTTAGGAAAAACAACTTGGCTTCTAAACCTTGTACCGGAGCCATTAAGAAAATTCCGTTTTTCCGGAACTATAAGCGTATCTAATAAAGATACTCTGGTACATATGTCTGAATGTATGGTAATTAATCTTGATGAGCTGGAAACCCTTAATAAATCAGAAATTGGCGAAATTAAAGAACTGATCACCAAAGGAACCATAAGACAGCGACTTCCTTATGCCAGAAACAATAGTTCGCTTGTAAGACGTTCATCTTTTGTCGGCTCAGTAAATAATGGGCAATTTCTGACAGATATAACAGGCAATAGAAGGTTCTTATGCTTTGAGGCCTTGAGCATAAATTATTTGCACAAGATTGATTTGCAAAAGGTATTTGCCCAATGCCTAGACCTTATAGATAATAATTATAAACACTGGTTCGATTTGGAAGAAATACATAAACTGGACGAGCATAACCAGCAATTTACGGTAACACAATTTGAAGAAGAACTCTTGCTTAAATACTTTAAGATTCCGGAAGAGGGAGATGAAATATTGTATAAGAATGCTACTGATATTTTATTATACATTTCAGAGACAACAAAAATTTCCATTACAAATGCATCCAAATTACATATCGGAAAACTTTTACATAAATATCGCTTTAAGAAGGGGACTAAGAACAACCGTAAAATATACGAAGTTGCCTTGAATGAAGTTTAA
- a CDS encoding helix-turn-helix transcriptional regulator codes for MSKPNFYPLNLGETLRSIRENLNLSLSEVSALAKVDIGLLSKMERGERNFNRPLLASLSNVYNCDYEKLLLLYWSEKFVKEIGDNDLALKALVIAEQKIKYKKK; via the coding sequence ATGTCAAAGCCTAATTTCTATCCTCTTAATTTGGGAGAAACACTCCGTTCAATTCGTGAAAATCTTAATCTTTCATTAAGTGAGGTATCCGCATTAGCAAAAGTTGATATTGGATTGCTAAGTAAAATGGAAAGAGGGGAGAGGAATTTCAACAGACCCTTGTTAGCTAGCCTTTCCAATGTTTATAATTGTGATTACGAAAAATTATTACTCCTCTATTGGAGTGAAAAATTTGTAAAGGAAATAGGGGATAATGACCTTGCATTAAAAGCGTTAGTTATTGCTGAACAAAAAATTAAATATAAGAAAAAGTAA
- a CDS encoding DEAD/DEAH box helicase family protein yields MGAGKTFLMAAFIYLDLYFADNEPENKAFAHNFLVLIPSGLKSSIVPSLKTIENYDPSWVLPEPSASKLKKLLKFDVLDEQKSAKKSNKARNPNAQKVNACLPNPFGQVFVVNAEKVILESFKFNAQTELELEEEEDTSNDLKRLFGQIPNLTILIDEVHHAATDDIKLRQAVNYWHSKGNITTVLGFSGTPYLQGAETIKAGDYAFKFSQITNTVYYYPLVTAIKKFLKTPTVKIGQNLDRFQIIKKGIEDFDAQYNKTVYENGAIAKIAMYCSNIEVLEEEVYPFLTSELKINPVEILKFHGGNKKYSLPKENELEFRSLDLAISKKRYILLVQVGKEGWDCPSLTGVILSQKGDSPQNMVLQTSCRCLRQVDKGKEETALIWLNKDNADTLNKQLKQEQNSSIDELNSAKRIGKAEMVERHSRMEYLQLPKVEFYQMKVTYQSIDEEETANTKAKLKAILKKMADYKASALISTSEISNIDTGTIDIINETGIAFANFNQWLFEISRQSFGLISETQLHQYDTELNEIFETVSFEKDGNRFFNELYDLHLIQSKIRVAFSIKRRFTNRHRSNSKTSRIIDCRTLDRCREKS; encoded by the coding sequence ATGGGTGCAGGTAAAACTTTTTTGATGGCGGCTTTCATTTATTTAGACTTGTATTTTGCCGACAACGAACCAGAGAACAAAGCATTTGCACATAATTTTTTAGTGCTTATTCCTTCTGGCTTAAAATCCTCTATCGTTCCGAGTTTAAAGACAATTGAAAATTACGACCCTTCTTGGGTGTTGCCCGAACCATCGGCAAGCAAACTGAAAAAGTTATTGAAGTTTGATGTTTTAGACGAGCAGAAATCAGCCAAGAAAAGTAACAAAGCAAGAAACCCAAATGCACAAAAAGTAAACGCCTGTTTGCCTAATCCGTTCGGACAAGTGTTTGTAGTAAATGCTGAGAAAGTTATTTTGGAAAGTTTCAAGTTCAATGCACAAACTGAATTGGAACTGGAAGAAGAAGAAGACACAAGCAACGATTTAAAAAGATTATTCGGACAAATTCCAAATCTTACAATTCTAATAGATGAAGTTCACCACGCTGCAACCGATGATATTAAATTACGGCAAGCCGTAAATTATTGGCACAGCAAAGGAAATATCACAACGGTTTTAGGTTTCTCGGGAACACCTTATTTACAAGGTGCTGAAACCATCAAAGCAGGTGATTACGCTTTTAAATTTTCGCAAATAACCAACACGGTTTATTATTATCCATTGGTTACAGCGATTAAAAAATTCCTTAAAACCCCAACAGTAAAAATCGGCCAAAACCTTGACCGTTTTCAAATCATTAAAAAAGGAATTGAGGACTTTGATGCACAATACAATAAAACGGTTTATGAAAATGGAGCAATTGCGAAGATTGCTATGTATTGCAGCAACATTGAAGTTTTGGAAGAAGAAGTTTACCCGTTCCTGACAAGCGAATTAAAAATAAATCCTGTCGAGATTTTGAAATTTCACGGAGGAAATAAAAAATATTCTTTGCCAAAAGAGAATGAATTAGAGTTTCGTTCATTGGATTTGGCAATTTCTAAAAAGCGATATATTCTTTTAGTGCAAGTTGGTAAAGAAGGTTGGGACTGCCCAAGTTTAACAGGTGTAATCCTTTCTCAAAAAGGCGACAGTCCTCAAAATATGGTGTTGCAAACTTCTTGCAGGTGTTTACGCCAAGTAGACAAAGGAAAAGAAGAAACGGCTTTAATTTGGCTGAATAAAGATAATGCTGATACGCTAAACAAACAGTTGAAGCAAGAGCAAAATAGCAGCATTGATGAGCTGAACAGCGCCAAACGAATAGGTAAAGCCGAAATGGTGGAACGCCACAGCCGTATGGAATACTTGCAATTGCCGAAAGTTGAATTTTATCAAATGAAAGTTACCTATCAAAGTATTGATGAGGAAGAAACGGCAAACACAAAAGCCAAGTTAAAAGCCATCTTAAAAAAGATGGCAGATTACAAGGCTTCGGCTTTGATAAGCACAAGTGAAATTTCAAACATTGATACTGGAACAATTGACATCATTAACGAAACTGGAATTGCATTTGCCAATTTTAACCAATGGCTTTTTGAAATAAGCCGTCAAAGTTTTGGTTTGATTTCTGAAACGCAATTGCACCAATATGATACAGAACTAAACGAAATATTTGAAACCGTTTCATTTGAAAAAGACGGGAACCGTTTTTTCAATGAGTTGTATGATTTGCATTTGATACAATCAAAAATTCGTGTTGCGTTTAGCATCAAAAGGAGATTTACAAACCGACACAGAAGTAATTCCAAAACAAGCAGAATTATTGATTGCCGAACGCTTGACCGATGTAGAGAAAAATCCTAA
- a CDS encoding AAA family ATPase → MKLIETTFNNFRCFKSYTLKYGGETTVLIGKNGTGKSSILSGIRRGLSFMFAKSKRYSKSLAISNNANVRSYLKEDANYDTVNRIYNYPIKNSFIASFRSSTLNWAMLKNTESGGYTTNYYKEALHAVLNAYNENLLVELPVLAVISDSFPHLKINFGSRVRKIVSQDIVPRDLAYYGWDDRTNCIELWLNRFYKVSNFEKDLNDDIKSIESQLEIHRGRF, encoded by the coding sequence ATGAAGCTAATTGAAACTACTTTTAATAACTTTCGTTGCTTTAAAAGCTACACCTTAAAATATGGAGGCGAAACTACAGTTTTAATAGGGAAGAATGGGACTGGTAAATCTAGTATATTATCTGGTATTCGTAGGGGGCTGAGCTTTATGTTTGCTAAATCTAAAAGATATTCAAAGAGTTTAGCAATATCAAATAACGCTAATGTGAGATCTTATTTAAAAGAGGATGCAAATTATGACACAGTAAATAGAATTTACAACTATCCTATTAAAAATTCATTTATCGCTTCCTTTAGAAGTTCGACTTTGAATTGGGCAATGTTAAAAAATACCGAAAGCGGTGGATATACAACCAACTATTATAAAGAGGCGTTGCATGCTGTATTAAATGCTTATAATGAAAATTTATTGGTGGAACTTCCTGTATTGGCAGTTATTTCAGATTCTTTTCCTCACCTAAAAATCAACTTTGGCTCACGGGTGAGAAAAATAGTTAGTCAGGATATTGTCCCAAGAGATTTGGCTTATTACGGTTGGGATGATAGAACAAATTGTATTGAATTATGGCTAAATAGATTTTATAAAGTTTCAAATTTTGAGAAGGATCTTAACGATGATATAAAATCAATTGAATCCCAATTAGAAATACATAGAGGTAGGTTTTAG
- a CDS encoding AAA family ATPase — protein MQGTIKELNERLKYLNSDKRINSFSKERLYIENKLIEFTKPLSEEYSFINKEFELYRVSVNRPDKKNYILEFSFKDGRIITFDMLPMGYKRIFSIVIDIAYRSFILNELKESEGVVLIDEIELHLHPTLQQDVLQRFRKAFPKVQFIITTHSPIIISNFKANETNTIIKLEHEGNIYLNENVENIYGIDYSTNLSEVMEVAPRPSTIEKYINAYLFLLGKGKAEEANQMYSKLKAYIGGNIPELIQEEIDEKKKAYGK, from the coding sequence ATTCAAGGTACTATTAAGGAGTTAAATGAACGTTTAAAATATTTAAATAGTGATAAAAGAATTAATTCATTTAGCAAAGAACGTTTGTACATAGAAAATAAACTTATAGAATTTACTAAACCCTTGTCGGAGGAATATAGTTTTATTAATAAGGAATTTGAGTTGTATAGGGTTTCAGTAAATAGACCCGATAAAAAGAATTATATTTTGGAATTCAGCTTTAAAGATGGTAGAATTATCACTTTTGATATGCTGCCTATGGGATATAAACGGATATTTTCTATTGTAATAGATATTGCTTATCGCTCTTTTATTTTAAACGAATTAAAAGAAAGCGAAGGTGTAGTTTTAATTGATGAAATAGAACTTCACTTACACCCTACTTTACAACAAGACGTCTTGCAAAGGTTCAGAAAGGCTTTCCCCAAAGTTCAATTTATAATTACAACTCACTCTCCTATAATAATTTCAAATTTCAAAGCAAATGAGACAAATACAATTATTAAACTTGAGCATGAAGGTAATATATATTTAAATGAAAATGTAGAAAATATTTATGGAATAGATTATTCTACAAACTTATCCGAAGTGATGGAAGTAGCACCACGTCCCTCTACGATTGAAAAATATATTAATGCCTATTTGTTCTTGCTTGGCAAAGGAAAAGCAGAAGAAGCAAATCAAATGTATTCAAAACTTAAGGCGTATATTGGCGGAAACATACCAGAGTTAATACAAGAGGAAATTGACGAAAAGAAAAAAGCATATGGTAAATAA
- a CDS encoding T9SS type A sorting domain-containing protein: MQDDGKIIAVGSSENSFAIARYNSNGTLDNTFGVSGKVITNFDGGSRATSVAIQDDGKIVVAGSADYYFDFALARYNTNGTLDNTFGVDGKIITDFTGYSDDCWALAIQDDGKIILAGSIMSTIPYEDFGLARYNTDGSLDNSFDLDGKVITDLGSEFEGASSITIQYDGKIIIAGTSDDNIAVLRYNINGSLDNTFDGDGKVTTDFGTDSDWGTAVSLQIDGKIVVVGEEGYPSADFALVRYNFDGTLDNTFGIGGKVTTDIAGNDNGASAILIQPDGKILVAGYGYDISKDFAIIRYNGDCEFINTSISQTGNTLTATETDAEYQWVDCDNDYAPISGQIDQDFTPIIDGNYAAILTKGFCSDTTDCYSISIVGIFGNSNQNINLYPNPSFGIINIYNINQGSVEIYNLQGQLITIFTVSGSPSTLNLLRYPKGTYLLKVIDEFNCHVSKIILK, from the coding sequence TTGCAGGATGATGGTAAAATCATTGCAGTCGGATCAAGTGAAAATAGTTTTGCTATAGCTCGTTACAATAGTAATGGAACTTTGGACAATACATTTGGGGTTAGTGGTAAAGTTATTACAAACTTTGATGGTGGTTCCAGAGCAACTTCTGTTGCAATTCAGGATGATGGAAAAATTGTTGTTGCAGGCTCCGCGGATTATTATTTTGATTTCGCATTAGCGAGATACAATACCAATGGAACTCTAGATAATACATTTGGTGTGGATGGTAAAATAATTACGGATTTTACAGGCTATTCCGATGACTGCTGGGCGCTGGCGATTCAAGATGATGGTAAAATCATTTTAGCTGGGAGTATTATGAGTACTATTCCTTATGAGGACTTTGGTTTAGCACGTTATAATACTGATGGGAGTTTAGATAATTCCTTCGATTTAGATGGAAAGGTTATTACAGATTTAGGAAGTGAATTTGAAGGTGCATCTTCAATAACAATACAATATGACGGCAAAATTATTATTGCTGGTACTTCAGATGACAATATTGCAGTTTTAAGATATAATATTAACGGAAGTTTAGATAACACTTTTGATGGCGACGGAAAAGTTACTACTGATTTTGGCACTGATTCTGATTGGGGAACCGCGGTTAGCCTACAAATTGACGGAAAAATTGTTGTAGTAGGGGAAGAGGGATACCCAAGCGCAGATTTTGCGTTAGTACGCTATAATTTTGATGGAACATTAGATAATACCTTTGGAATAGGTGGGAAAGTAACTACTGACATTGCAGGCAATGATAATGGAGCGAGTGCAATTTTAATTCAACCGGATGGCAAAATATTGGTAGCGGGATATGGATATGATATTTCTAAAGACTTTGCAATTATTAGATATAATGGTGATTGTGAATTTATTAATACCTCAATTTCTCAGACAGGAAACACATTAACTGCCACTGAAACTGATGCGGAATACCAATGGGTAGATTGTGATAATGACTACGCACCAATATCAGGTCAGATAGATCAAGACTTTACTCCGATTATTGATGGTAATTATGCTGCAATCCTCACTAAGGGATTCTGCTCTGACACTACTGATTGTTATAGTATTAGCATAGTGGGCATTTTTGGAAATTCAAATCAAAACATTAATTTATATCCAAATCCATCGTTTGGTATTATTAATATTTACAATATAAATCAAGGATCTGTCGAAATTTATAATTTACAAGGGCAACTAATAACCATTTTTACTGTATCAGGATCTCCATCTACACTTAATTTATTACGATATCCAAAAGGCACGTATTTATTGAAAGTAATTGACGAATTTAATTGTCATGTAAGTAAAATTATCTTGAAATAA
- the prmC gene encoding peptide chain release factor N(5)-glutamine methyltransferase produces MLRDQIKSLTQNLTPLYGNREAANIAQYLAEEHFGKPFVRTNPTLDATQQLWWEAASKRLLSNEPVQYVLGKAWFYGQQFTVNPAVLIPRPETEELVETIIKSNPGPGTRILDIGTGSGCIAITLSLELPQIEIFAIDNSPSALEVAAHNAASLGAKVSTLYADILHFETFADTLPLFHVIVSNPPYIDPADRQTMHPNVLQYEPQSALFADHSDPLVFYSRIGAFGMQKLQSGGHLYFEIPETRASEIQTRLTTLGYQHLTLLPDLQGKPRILIAQKP; encoded by the coding sequence ATGCTACGCGACCAAATAAAATCCCTAACCCAAAACCTAACCCCCCTTTACGGCAATCGCGAAGCCGCAAACATCGCCCAATACCTCGCCGAAGAACACTTCGGTAAACCCTTCGTCCGCACCAACCCCACCCTCGATGCCACGCAACAGCTCTGGTGGGAAGCCGCTTCTAAGCGCCTCTTATCCAACGAACCGGTGCAATACGTCCTCGGCAAAGCTTGGTTTTACGGCCAACAATTCACTGTAAACCCCGCCGTCCTCATCCCCCGCCCGGAGACCGAAGAACTCGTAGAAACCATCATCAAATCCAATCCCGGCCCAGGCACCCGCATCCTCGATATCGGTACCGGCAGCGGCTGTATTGCCATTACCCTGAGCCTCGAGCTACCACAGATTGAAATATTTGCAATCGACAACTCCCCATCAGCCCTCGAAGTAGCCGCTCACAACGCAGCTAGCCTCGGAGCAAAAGTCAGCACCCTATATGCCGATATTTTGCATTTTGAGACGTTTGCAGACACTTTACCCCTGTTTCACGTCATTGTATCCAATCCGCCCTACATTGACCCTGCAGACCGCCAAACCATGCATCCCAACGTATTACAATACGAACCACAATCTGCACTTTTTGCAGACCATTCTGATCCATTAGTCTTCTACAGCCGAATTGGCGCATTTGGCATGCAAAAATTGCAATCCGGCGGCCACCTCTACTTCGAAATCCCCGAAACCCGCGCCTCCGAAATCCAAACCCGCCTAACCACCCTCGGCTACCAACACCTCACCCTCCTCCCCGACCTCCAGGGCAAACCCCGCATCCTCATCGCCCAAAAACCCTAA
- the ribD gene encoding bifunctional diaminohydroxyphosphoribosylaminopyrimidine deaminase/5-amino-6-(5-phosphoribosylamino)uracil reductase RibD: MQYCLGLASRGAGYVSPNPMVGAVVVAEGRIIGEGWHREFGGAHAEVNALQDVKAEDLHLLPQATLFVTLEPCNHFGKTPPCTEKILTSGIKNVVIGTLDPNPLVAGKGVERLKANGVQVTVGVLENACRELNKFFFCYHEKKRPYVTIKWAQSADGFIAADDGTPVHFTNNESDILVHKMRAEHMGILVGGKTIITDNPQLTTRLWKGKIRYVLCWIQKIIYLKMHMY, translated from the coding sequence ATGCAATACTGTTTGGGCCTGGCATCGAGAGGGGCTGGCTACGTGTCACCGAATCCGATGGTGGGGGCGGTGGTGGTGGCTGAGGGGAGGATTATTGGGGAAGGTTGGCATCGGGAGTTTGGTGGGGCGCATGCTGAGGTGAATGCGTTGCAGGATGTGAAAGCTGAGGATTTGCATCTGCTTCCGCAAGCAACCCTCTTCGTTACCCTCGAACCATGTAACCATTTCGGAAAAACACCTCCCTGCACCGAAAAAATTCTTACTTCTGGAATAAAAAATGTGGTAATCGGTACATTGGACCCGAACCCGCTGGTTGCAGGAAAAGGTGTGGAGCGATTAAAAGCAAATGGAGTGCAGGTTACGGTTGGTGTTTTGGAAAATGCATGTCGCGAGCTAAATAAATTTTTCTTTTGTTATCATGAAAAAAAACGTCCGTACGTTACTATAAAATGGGCGCAGAGTGCAGACGGATTTATTGCTGCGGATGATGGGACACCTGTTCATTTTACCAATAACGAAAGTGATATTCTTGTGCATAAAATGCGCGCGGAACATATGGGTATTTTAGTCGGCGGAAAAACAATTATTACCGATAATCCGCAATTAACCACACGTTTATGGAAAGGAAAAATCCGATACGTATTGTGCTGGATACAAAAAATAATTTACCTGAAGATGCATATGTATTAG
- a CDS encoding dihydrofolate reductase family protein codes for MERKNPIRIVLDTKNNLPEDAYVLDQSTSTIVFNFVQDKTENNIRYIKIENENIPQQVLAHLYQLNINSVLIEGGTKTIQTFLNAGLCDAIYYFESEIQLGSGIAAPLATQQFEASSIDHVNLFTWMPGG; via the coding sequence ATGGAAAGGAAAAATCCGATACGTATTGTGCTGGATACAAAAAATAATTTACCTGAAGATGCATATGTATTAGATCAATCGACATCAACTATCGTATTTAATTTTGTGCAGGATAAAACAGAAAATAATATTCGTTATATTAAAATTGAAAACGAAAATATTCCGCAACAAGTGCTTGCGCATTTATATCAATTAAATATTAATAGTGTTTTAATTGAAGGCGGAACAAAAACGATTCAAACATTTTTAAATGCCGGATTATGTGATGCGATTTATTATTTTGAATCGGAAATACAATTGGGCTCGGGTATAGCTGCACCCTTGGCTACTCAACAATTTGAAGCTAGCAGTATTGATCATGTAAACCTGTTTACGTGGATGCCAGGGGGATAA
- a CDS encoding DMT family transporter — MIYLLLSILTSTMIFVAFKLIAKNHVNILQAIVINYTVCVIEGALVQKEFPSANYIMNTPWFPNACMLGALFISVFYITALTVQFSGVAVASIASKLSLIIPVMAAYFLYDEVFTPLKIIGILIAMLAVVLAAYKQDTEHHKHNFNYYFFPLLVVIGSGLIDTFTKWNQEKYLSDTEFNLFLICVFGTAATIGWLILIYKYITRRETFSAKSIGHGLLLGIPNYGTMYFLIAVLSLPGWSSSTVFPVNNIAIVVASCLVAMVIFKERLTRVNLVGIMLSIAAILLIMIS; from the coding sequence ATGATTTACCTGCTGCTGAGTATTCTTACTTCGACAATGATATTTGTTGCATTCAAGCTGATTGCGAAAAATCATGTCAATATTTTGCAGGCGATTGTGATTAATTATACGGTTTGTGTTATTGAGGGTGCGTTGGTGCAAAAAGAATTTCCTTCGGCTAATTATATTATGAATACACCATGGTTTCCAAATGCGTGTATGTTGGGCGCTTTATTTATTTCGGTATTTTATATCACGGCATTAACGGTGCAATTTAGTGGTGTTGCGGTTGCTTCTATTGCGAGTAAATTATCGCTAATAATTCCCGTAATGGCTGCGTATTTTTTATATGATGAAGTATTTACACCATTAAAAATAATTGGTATTTTAATTGCCATGCTTGCCGTTGTGCTCGCGGCTTACAAGCAGGATACGGAACATCACAAACACAATTTTAATTATTATTTTTTTCCATTATTGGTTGTAATCGGCAGCGGATTAATTGACACATTTACAAAATGGAATCAGGAAAAATATTTATCGGACACTGAATTTAATTTATTTTTAATTTGTGTTTTCGGCACGGCTGCAACAATTGGTTGGCTGATTTTAATCTACAAATATATTACGCGACGTGAAACATTTTCTGCAAAAAGTATTGGTCACGGATTGCTGTTGGGCATACCAAATTATGGCACCATGTATTTTCTGATTGCGGTGTTAAGCTTACCGGGATGGAGCAGTTCGACGGTTTTTCCTGTAAATAATATCGCGATTGTTGTAGCTTCGTGTCTGGTTGCAATGGTGATTTTTAAGGAGCGACTCACGCGGGTTAATCTGGTTGGTATTATGTTATCGATTGCGGCTATTTTACTGATTATGATAAGTTAA
- a CDS encoding asparaginase: MSIKIFVTGGTFDKEYDEIRGQLYFNETHLPEILRLGRCTLNVQIETLMMIDSLHMTELDRQRIVDNCSNCENPRIIITHGTDTMVETAKAIADAQIAKTIILTGAMIPYKFGSSDGLFNMGCALSFVQTLPHGVYITMNGRYFIWNNVRKNKEEGGGGQRRLTGEDFLGRRGIGNARRGRRGHGWTG; encoded by the coding sequence ATGTCGATAAAAATATTTGTTACAGGCGGCACATTTGATAAGGAATATGATGAAATTCGCGGTCAGTTGTATTTTAATGAAACACATTTGCCGGAAATTTTGCGTTTGGGTCGTTGCACGCTGAATGTGCAAATTGAAACCTTGATGATGATTGATAGTTTGCACATGACTGAATTGGATCGTCAGCGGATTGTAGATAATTGCAGTAATTGTGAAAATCCGCGTATTATTATCACGCACGGAACGGATACGATGGTGGAAACGGCGAAGGCGATTGCGGATGCGCAGATAGCGAAAACGATTATTTTGACGGGTGCGATGATTCCATATAAATTCGGGTCGTCGGATGGGTTGTTTAATATGGGCTGTGCGCTATCGTTTGTTCAAACGTTGCCGCATGGGGTTTATATTACGATGAATGGGAGGTATTTTATTTGGAATAATGTGCGGAAGAATAAGGAGGAGGGGGGGGGGGGGCAGAGAAGGTTGACGGGGGAGGACTTTTTGGGGAGACGCGGAATTGGGAACGCTCGGCGCGGGCGCCGAGGGCACGGATGGACGGGTTAG